The following coding sequences are from one Lolium rigidum isolate FL_2022 chromosome 6, APGP_CSIRO_Lrig_0.1, whole genome shotgun sequence window:
- the LOC124658821 gene encoding cysteine-rich receptor-like protein kinase 38 isoform X2 yields MVDTRAFCCSITLRAFIFLFVLAAMVAYVQGGGGCPRFSCGHLKNISSPFRRRGDPPGCGSQYYELMCRDSKATIRIGSAVYYVVDINYTGLFFSAIESNLDTSSNCPLPYSSPEIVDYFSPEVDSHGLVNLEVGGPWACFANCSRAITNNSRYKPVACLTAKNSFVYVWVRGYCDIMHLEHSCGYLAMAPFDLPSSQDVYLGNASYADIMGFVSKGFAVRFPHRDSDPMNSYYIIKLCLSDTTSYFKERISDASILNRTRAFFWSEIHFFDCLHAHHYITKSIVFAAAMVYVIDVPRFLVVLCRFVLAPLVVLIFLAYKYWKTRITIDAVEKFLLMQEMLGPTRYAYTDITAITSHFRDKLGQGGYGSVFKGVLLPGNVHVAVKMLDGNSNCKGEDFISEVSTIGRIHHVNVVDLLGFCSEEMRRALVYEYMPRGSLDKYIFSAEKTFSWDKLNEIALGIARGINYLHQGCEMQILHFDIKPHNILLDSNFVPKVADFGLAKLYPRGNSLVPLSALRGTIGYIAPEMISRSFGVISSKSDVYSFGMLLLEMAGGRRNADPNVANSSQSYYPSWVYDQLTGQEVGEISLVDNMHELEKKLCIVGLWCIQMRSQDRPTMSEVIEMLEGGIDSLQMPSRPFFCDDGHTHAEGSYHLSSELTTISEEDQ; encoded by the exons ATGGTGGACACCCGTGCATTTTGTTGTTCCATAACCCTGCGAGCCTTTATTTTCTTGTTTGTGCTTGCTGCTATGGTAGCATATGTTCAGGGAGGAGGTGGCTGCCCACGTTTCTCTTGTGGACATCTTAAAAATATATCAAGTCCATTCCGCCGACGAGGTGATCCACCTGGGTGTGGTTCTCAGTACTACGAGCTGATGTGCAGAGATAGCAAGGCTACAATTCGCATCGGCAGTGCTGTATACTACGTGGTTGACATTAACTATACTGGTTTGTTTTTCTCGGCTATTGAATCCAACTTGGATACCAGCAGCAACTGTCCTCTTCCTTACTCTTCCCCAGAGATAGTTGACTACTTTTCCCCAGAGGTAGATTCACATGGCCTTGTCAATCTTGAAGTTGGAGGTCCTTGGGCATGCTTTGCTAATTGTTCGCGAGCAATAACAAATAACAGTCGGTACAAGCCCGTAGCTTGCCTGACTGCAAAAAATTCATTTGTGTATGTCTGGGTCCGGGGCTATTGCGACATTATGCATCTTGAACATTCATGTGGATACTTGGCCATGGCCCCCTTTGATCTCCCTTCTAGCCAAGACGTATATTTAGGGAACGCAAGTTATGCAGATATCATGGGCTTTGTAAGCAAGGGATTTGCAGTAAGATTTCCTCATCGAGACAGCGATCCTATGAATTCTTATTATATCATCAAACTATGCCTCAGCGACACAACCAG CTACTTCAAGGAGCGGATATCTGATGCAAGCATTTTGAATCGGACTCGTGCTTTCTTCTGGAGTGAGATACACTTCTTCGATTGCTTACATGCTCACCACTACATAACAAAGTCAATTGTGTTTGCTGCAGCCATGGTATATGTTATTGATGTCCCAAGATTCCTTGTTG TACTATGCAGGTTTGTGTTGGCACCCCTGGTAGTGTTGATTTTCCTTGCCTACAAGTACTGGAAAACAAGGATAACAATAGATGCGGTCGAGAAGTTTCTCCTGATGCAAGAAATGCTTGGCCCGACAAGGTATGCCTACACCGATATCACTGCAATCACAAGCCATTTCAGAGATAAGCTGGGTCAAGGAGGTTATGGTTCCGTGTTCAAGGGTGTGCTGTTGCCAGGCAATGTTCATGTCGCGGTCAAGATGCTAGACGGTAACTCCAACTGCAAGGGAGAAGACTTCATCAGTGAGGTCTCCACCATTGGCAGGATCCACCATGTCAATGTGGTCGATCTTTTGGGATTCTGCTCGGAAGAAATGAGGAGGGCTCTGGTATACGAGTACATGCCTAGAGGTTCTCTCGACAAGTACATCTTCTCAGCCGAGAAGACTTTCTCGTGGGATAAGCTCAATGAGATTGCTTTGGGCATTGCCCGAGGGATCAACTACCTGCATCAGGGGTGCGAGATGCAAATTCTACACTTTGACATCAAGCCCCACAACATCCTTCTTGATAGCAATTTTGTCCCAAAAGTTGCTGATTTTGGTCTCGCCAAACTGTACCCAAGGGGCAACAGTTTAGTGCCCTTGAGCGCCCTACGCGGAACAATTGGATACATAGCCCCGGAGATGATATCTCGGAGCTTTGGTGTCATATCAAGCAAGTCCGATGTTTACAGCTTTGGAATGCTGCTACTGGAGATGGCTGGAGGAAGAAGGAATGCCGATCCAAATGTGGCAAACTCTAGCCAGTCTTACTACCCATCATGGGTGTATGACCAGCTAACTGGACAAGAAGTGGGTGAGATATCTCTCGTAGATAACATGCATGAGTTGGAGAAGAAGCTGTGCATTGTTGGACTATGGTGCATTCAGATGAGGTCTCAAGATCGTCCGACCATGAGCGAGGTGATAGAGATGCTGGAAGGTGGCATTGATAGCTTGCAAATGCCTTCTAGGCCATTCTTCTGTGACGATGGGCATACCCATGCCGAGGGTTCATACCATTTGTCGTCCGAGTTGACCACAATCTCTGAAGAGGATCAGTGA
- the LOC124658821 gene encoding serine/threonine-protein kinase-like protein CR4 isoform X1: MVDTRAFCCSITLRAFIFLFVLAAMVAYVQGGGGCPRFSCGHLKNISSPFRRRGDPPGCGSQYYELMCRDSKATIRIGSAVYYVVDINYTGLFFSAIESNLDTSSNCPLPYSSPEIVDYFSPEVDSHGLVNLEVGGPWACFANCSRAITNNSRYKPVACLTAKNSFVYVWVRGYCDIMHLEHSCGYLAMAPFDLPSSQDVYLGNASYADIMGFVSKGFAVRFPHRDSDPMNSYYIIKLCLSDTTSSYFKERISDASILNRTRAFFWSEIHFFDCLHAHHYITKSIVFAAAMVYVIDVPRFLVVLCRFVLAPLVVLIFLAYKYWKTRITIDAVEKFLLMQEMLGPTRYAYTDITAITSHFRDKLGQGGYGSVFKGVLLPGNVHVAVKMLDGNSNCKGEDFISEVSTIGRIHHVNVVDLLGFCSEEMRRALVYEYMPRGSLDKYIFSAEKTFSWDKLNEIALGIARGINYLHQGCEMQILHFDIKPHNILLDSNFVPKVADFGLAKLYPRGNSLVPLSALRGTIGYIAPEMISRSFGVISSKSDVYSFGMLLLEMAGGRRNADPNVANSSQSYYPSWVYDQLTGQEVGEISLVDNMHELEKKLCIVGLWCIQMRSQDRPTMSEVIEMLEGGIDSLQMPSRPFFCDDGHTHAEGSYHLSSELTTISEEDQ; the protein is encoded by the exons ATGGTGGACACCCGTGCATTTTGTTGTTCCATAACCCTGCGAGCCTTTATTTTCTTGTTTGTGCTTGCTGCTATGGTAGCATATGTTCAGGGAGGAGGTGGCTGCCCACGTTTCTCTTGTGGACATCTTAAAAATATATCAAGTCCATTCCGCCGACGAGGTGATCCACCTGGGTGTGGTTCTCAGTACTACGAGCTGATGTGCAGAGATAGCAAGGCTACAATTCGCATCGGCAGTGCTGTATACTACGTGGTTGACATTAACTATACTGGTTTGTTTTTCTCGGCTATTGAATCCAACTTGGATACCAGCAGCAACTGTCCTCTTCCTTACTCTTCCCCAGAGATAGTTGACTACTTTTCCCCAGAGGTAGATTCACATGGCCTTGTCAATCTTGAAGTTGGAGGTCCTTGGGCATGCTTTGCTAATTGTTCGCGAGCAATAACAAATAACAGTCGGTACAAGCCCGTAGCTTGCCTGACTGCAAAAAATTCATTTGTGTATGTCTGGGTCCGGGGCTATTGCGACATTATGCATCTTGAACATTCATGTGGATACTTGGCCATGGCCCCCTTTGATCTCCCTTCTAGCCAAGACGTATATTTAGGGAACGCAAGTTATGCAGATATCATGGGCTTTGTAAGCAAGGGATTTGCAGTAAGATTTCCTCATCGAGACAGCGATCCTATGAATTCTTATTATATCATCAAACTATGCCTCAGCGACACAACCAG CAGCTACTTCAAGGAGCGGATATCTGATGCAAGCATTTTGAATCGGACTCGTGCTTTCTTCTGGAGTGAGATACACTTCTTCGATTGCTTACATGCTCACCACTACATAACAAAGTCAATTGTGTTTGCTGCAGCCATGGTATATGTTATTGATGTCCCAAGATTCCTTGTTG TACTATGCAGGTTTGTGTTGGCACCCCTGGTAGTGTTGATTTTCCTTGCCTACAAGTACTGGAAAACAAGGATAACAATAGATGCGGTCGAGAAGTTTCTCCTGATGCAAGAAATGCTTGGCCCGACAAGGTATGCCTACACCGATATCACTGCAATCACAAGCCATTTCAGAGATAAGCTGGGTCAAGGAGGTTATGGTTCCGTGTTCAAGGGTGTGCTGTTGCCAGGCAATGTTCATGTCGCGGTCAAGATGCTAGACGGTAACTCCAACTGCAAGGGAGAAGACTTCATCAGTGAGGTCTCCACCATTGGCAGGATCCACCATGTCAATGTGGTCGATCTTTTGGGATTCTGCTCGGAAGAAATGAGGAGGGCTCTGGTATACGAGTACATGCCTAGAGGTTCTCTCGACAAGTACATCTTCTCAGCCGAGAAGACTTTCTCGTGGGATAAGCTCAATGAGATTGCTTTGGGCATTGCCCGAGGGATCAACTACCTGCATCAGGGGTGCGAGATGCAAATTCTACACTTTGACATCAAGCCCCACAACATCCTTCTTGATAGCAATTTTGTCCCAAAAGTTGCTGATTTTGGTCTCGCCAAACTGTACCCAAGGGGCAACAGTTTAGTGCCCTTGAGCGCCCTACGCGGAACAATTGGATACATAGCCCCGGAGATGATATCTCGGAGCTTTGGTGTCATATCAAGCAAGTCCGATGTTTACAGCTTTGGAATGCTGCTACTGGAGATGGCTGGAGGAAGAAGGAATGCCGATCCAAATGTGGCAAACTCTAGCCAGTCTTACTACCCATCATGGGTGTATGACCAGCTAACTGGACAAGAAGTGGGTGAGATATCTCTCGTAGATAACATGCATGAGTTGGAGAAGAAGCTGTGCATTGTTGGACTATGGTGCATTCAGATGAGGTCTCAAGATCGTCCGACCATGAGCGAGGTGATAGAGATGCTGGAAGGTGGCATTGATAGCTTGCAAATGCCTTCTAGGCCATTCTTCTGTGACGATGGGCATACCCATGCCGAGGGTTCATACCATTTGTCGTCCGAGTTGACCACAATCTCTGAAGAGGATCAGTGA